The Argentina anserina chromosome 3, drPotAnse1.1, whole genome shotgun sequence genome includes a region encoding these proteins:
- the LOC126787096 gene encoding cytochrome P450 736A117-like produces MTPKFLQMLELVLNETFSVPFWQSFSFKHLLLLAMFIFLLRRWSSSSKSSVPPSPPKLPIIGNLHQIGSLPHRSLQSLSQRYGPFMLLHFGSRPVLVISSAEAASQIFKTHDLIFSDRPKFIFFERISYNYRDMVTSPYGEHWRQLRSISVLNLLSVKRVRSFRAVRQEETRSMISNILQSCSTISSSSTSSSTALNISDIFLKLSNDIICRVAFGKRYSDLGADGGKTSFMEIAVELTEFFTRVNIGDYIPWLSWVTRLTGLDAELDDLVKRTDAFLEMVVQEHIDKSNINGLNDNEDQKDFVDILLSVQKENARGVVIDLVAIKGTILDMFAGGSDTTFTTLEWVMSQLMRNPRVMKRLQNEVREIVGKKEDISEDDLVGMHYLTAVIKESFRLHPPFPLLLPRSSNKKVKIYGYNIEANTQVMVNAWAIGRDPKLYTNPEQFEPERFLNSPIDFKGNDFELIPFGSGRRGCPGMNFAMIVVEIVLANLVQKFDWLLPDGARAEDLDMTETGGVTAHRKYPLKVIAKPYLPYFLLPICLYEGHFSESINTI; encoded by the exons ATGACACCAAAATTCCTGCAAATGCTAGAACTTGTACTAAATGAAACCTTTTCAGTCCCTTTTTGgcaatctttttctttcaaacatcTACTACTCTTAGCCATGTTCATCTTTCTATTACGCAGATGGTCCTCTTCTTCAAAATCATCTGTGCCCCCTTCTCCCCCAAAGCTACCCATCATCGGAAACCTTCACCAAATAGGCTCGCTCCCTCATCGCTCACTCCAAAGCTTATCTCAACGTTATGGGCCTTTCATGCTGCTCCATTTCGGAAGCAGACCAGTCCTGGTCATCTCATCGGCTGAGGCTGCCTCCCAAATCTTCAAAACCCATGACCTTATATTCTCCGACAGACCAAAGTTCATTTTCTTTGAGAGGATTTCCTACAACTACCGTGACATGGTAACTTCACCTTACGGCGAGCATTGGAGGCAGCTCAGAAGTATATCTGTGTTAAACCTTTTGAGCGTCAAAAGGGTTCGTTCTTTCCGTGCTGTGCGACAAGAGGAAACAAGATCGATGATAAGCAACATACTACAGTCCTGTAGCACTATATCATCATCCTCCACCTCATCCTCGACGGCTTTGAATATAAGCGACATCTTTTTGAAGCTTAGTAATGACATCATATGCAGAGTTGCCTTTGGAAAGAGGTACAGCGATCTCGGTGCAGATGGAGGGAAGACGTCGTTCATGGAAATTGCTGTAGAATTGACAGAATTCTTCACGCGTGTTAACATTGGTGACTATATTCCATGGCTGTCTTGGGTTACTCGCCTGACTGGGTTAGATGCTGAATTAGATGACTTGGTTAAACGAACAGATGCATTTCTTGAAATGGTTGTTCAAGAGCATATTGATAAATCCAATATCAATGGTTTGAACGATAATGAGGACCAGAAGGACTTTGTGGACATTTTGCTTTCGGTTCAAAAAGAAAACGCACGTGGTGTCGTTATTGATCTAGTTGCCATAAAGGGTACTATCCTG GATATGTTTGCCGGCGGCAGTGACACCACATTCACAACCTTAGAGTGGGTGATGTCTCAGCTAATGAGGAACCCAAGGGTGATGAAAAGATTGCAGAATGAGGTGAGAGAAATtgttggaaagaaagaggataTATCAGAGGATGATTTGGTTGGAATGCACTACTTGACGGCTGTGATCAAAGAGTCTTTTCGTTTACATCCACCATTTCCATTACTTCTTCCCAGATCGTCCAacaaaaaagtgaaaatttaTGGTTACAACATTGAGGCTAACACACAAGTTATGGTAAATGCATGGGCGATTGGAAGAGATCCAAAGTTATATACAAATCCTGAACAATTTGAGCCGGAAAGGTTCTTAAACAGTCCCATAGATTTTAAAGGAAATGACTTTGAATTAATTCCATTTGGTTCTGGTCGGCGAGGATGTCCAGGAATGAATTTTGCAATGATTGTGGTAGAGATTGTTCTTGCAAATCTTGTTCAGAAATTCGACTGGCTATTGCCTGATGGTGCAAGAGCAGAAGATTTAGACATGACTGAAACCGGTGGCGTGACTGCACATAGAAAATATCCTCTCAAAGTGATTGCAAAGCCATATCTTCCAtattttttgttacctatt tgcCTATATGAAGGacacttctcggaatcgatcaaTACCATCTAA